The following proteins come from a genomic window of Pseudomonas sp. J452:
- the putA gene encoding trifunctional transcriptional regulator/proline dehydrogenase/L-glutamate gamma-semialdehyde dehydrogenase, producing MATTTLGVKLDDATRERLKQAAQSLDRTPHWLIKQAIFNYLEQVEGGLTPAEHSGLAAAAGEESVDALSEQGLQVFLDFAESILPQSVLRAAITSAYRRPETEALPMLLEQARLPKEQAAATQKMALGIAEKLRNQKTASGRQGLVQGLLQEFSLSSQEGVALMCLAEALLRIPDKATRDALIRDKIANGNWSQHLGQSASMFVNAASWGLLITGKLVATHNEAGLSSSLNRLIGKSGEPVIRKGVDMAMRLMGEQFVTGETIGEALANATSMESKGFRYSYDMLGEAALTEADAKRYLASYEQAIHAIGKASHGRGIYEGPGISIKLSALHPRYSRAQYERVMDELYPILLGLTKLAKQYDIGLNIDAEEADRLEISLDLLERLCFAPELAGWNGIGFVIQAYQKRCPYVIDYVIDLAKRSRHRLMIRLVKGAYWDSEIKLAQVNGLEGYPVYTRKPYTDISYIACARKLLAVPEAIYPQFATHNAHSLSAIYQLAGQNYYPGQYEFQCLHGMGEPLYEQVVGKVADGKFNRPCRIYAPVGSHETLLAYLVRRLLENGANTSFVNRIADHSISLNDLVLDPVLQVEQMAAQEGAVGLPHPRIPLPRDLYGAARANSSGIDLANEHRLGSLSSALLSSTNTLYVAQPMLGGDAPNPGPAEPVRNPADHRDLVGHVHEASEADVKSAILCAQASGQIWQSTLPAERAAVLDRAADQMEAEIQQLMGLLARESGKTFANAIAEVREAVDFLRYYAAQAREHFSNDSYRPLGPVVCISPWNFPLAIFSGQVAAALAAGNTVLAKPAEQTPLIAAQAVRILLEAGVPAGAVQLLPGRGETVGARLVGDERVRGVMFTGSTEVAGILQRNIAGRLDAQGRTIPLIAETGGLNAMIVDSSALAEQVVVDVVNSAFDSAGQRCSALRVLCVQEDVADRVIEMLKGAMAEYRMGSPERLHTDIGPVIDAEAKGNIEQHIEKMREKGRKVFQSARASGDEIKRGTFVMPTLIELDSFAEMQREIFGPVLHLVRYQRSDLGNLLQQINDSGYGLTLGVHTRIDETIAQVVDNAHVGNLYVNRNIVGAVVGVQPFGGEGLSGTGPKAGGPLYLYRLLSTRPQEAVATQLKGDNVQPLPRPAEQEKALHALSDWAGKHDQALAALCARYAELAQSYTCHVLNGPTGERNTYSLLPRERVLGLAEERGDLLAQLAATLAVGSRALWLESQRELFASLPKEVQKRIDLVADWTSVDAEFDAILHHGDSDQLREVSQQAAQRKGAIIGVHGLNKGESDIPLERLLIEHALSVNTAAAGGNASLMTIG from the coding sequence ATGGCCACCACTACCCTTGGCGTAAAACTCGACGACGCCACCCGCGAGCGTCTCAAGCAAGCTGCCCAATCCCTCGACCGCACCCCGCACTGGCTGATCAAGCAGGCGATCTTCAACTATCTGGAGCAGGTCGAGGGTGGCCTGACCCCGGCCGAGCATTCCGGCTTGGCCGCCGCTGCCGGTGAAGAGTCGGTCGACGCGCTGAGCGAGCAGGGCCTGCAGGTTTTCCTCGATTTCGCCGAAAGCATCCTGCCGCAGTCGGTGCTGCGCGCCGCCATCACCTCCGCCTATCGCCGCCCGGAAACCGAGGCGCTGCCGATGCTGCTGGAACAGGCCCGACTGCCGAAAGAGCAGGCCGCAGCCACCCAGAAGATGGCCCTCGGCATCGCCGAGAAGCTGCGCAACCAGAAGACCGCCAGCGGCCGCCAGGGCCTGGTGCAGGGTCTGCTGCAGGAGTTCTCGTTGTCGTCCCAGGAAGGTGTGGCGCTGATGTGCCTGGCCGAGGCGCTGCTGCGCATCCCGGACAAGGCCACCCGCGATGCCCTGATCCGCGACAAGATCGCCAATGGCAACTGGAGCCAGCACCTCGGTCAGAGCGCCTCGATGTTCGTCAACGCGGCGAGCTGGGGTCTGCTGATCACCGGCAAGCTGGTCGCCACCCATAACGAGGCCGGCCTGTCGTCCTCGCTCAATCGCCTGATCGGCAAGAGCGGCGAGCCGGTGATCCGCAAGGGCGTGGACATGGCCATGCGCCTGATGGGCGAGCAGTTCGTCACCGGCGAAACCATCGGCGAGGCCCTGGCCAACGCCACCAGCATGGAAAGCAAAGGCTTCCGCTACTCCTACGACATGCTCGGCGAAGCCGCGCTGACCGAGGCGGACGCCAAGCGCTACCTGGCTTCCTACGAGCAGGCCATCCACGCCATCGGCAAGGCCTCCCACGGCCGTGGCATCTACGAAGGCCCGGGCATCTCGATCAAGCTCTCGGCGCTGCACCCGCGCTACAGCCGCGCGCAGTACGAGCGGGTGATGGACGAGCTGTACCCGATCCTGCTCGGTCTGACCAAGCTGGCCAAGCAGTACGACATCGGCCTGAACATCGACGCCGAGGAAGCCGACCGCCTGGAAATCTCCCTCGATCTGCTCGAGCGCCTGTGCTTCGCCCCGGAACTGGCCGGCTGGAACGGCATCGGCTTCGTCATCCAGGCTTACCAGAAGCGCTGCCCGTATGTGATCGACTACGTCATCGACCTGGCCAAGCGCAGCCGCCACCGCCTGATGATCCGCCTGGTGAAAGGCGCCTACTGGGACAGCGAAATCAAGCTGGCCCAGGTCAACGGCCTGGAAGGCTACCCGGTGTACACCCGCAAGCCGTACACCGACATTTCTTACATCGCCTGCGCGCGCAAGCTGCTGGCCGTGCCGGAAGCCATCTACCCGCAGTTCGCCACCCACAACGCCCACTCGTTGTCGGCCATCTACCAGCTCGCCGGGCAGAACTACTACCCGGGCCAGTACGAGTTCCAGTGCCTGCACGGCATGGGCGAGCCGCTGTACGAGCAGGTGGTGGGCAAGGTCGCCGACGGCAAGTTCAACCGTCCGTGTCGCATCTACGCCCCGGTCGGCAGCCATGAAACGCTGCTGGCCTACCTGGTCCGGCGCCTGCTGGAAAACGGCGCCAACACCTCGTTCGTCAACCGCATTGCCGACCACAGCATCTCGCTGAATGACCTGGTCCTCGACCCGGTGCTGCAGGTCGAGCAGATGGCCGCCCAGGAAGGCGCCGTCGGCCTGCCGCACCCACGCATTCCGCTGCCGCGTGACCTGTATGGGGCCGCCCGCGCCAACTCCAGCGGCATCGACCTGGCCAACGAGCACCGCCTGGGTTCGCTGTCCTCGGCGCTGCTGTCCTCTACCAATACCCTCTATGTGGCCCAGCCGATGCTGGGTGGCGATGCGCCCAACCCCGGCCCGGCCGAGCCGGTGCGCAACCCGGCCGATCACCGCGACCTGGTCGGCCATGTGCATGAAGCCAGCGAAGCCGATGTGAAGAGCGCGATCCTCTGCGCCCAGGCCAGCGGGCAGATCTGGCAGTCGACCCTGCCGGCCGAGCGTGCAGCCGTGCTGGACCGCGCCGCCGACCAGATGGAGGCGGAGATCCAGCAGCTGATGGGCCTGCTGGCACGCGAGTCGGGCAAGACTTTCGCCAACGCCATCGCCGAAGTGCGTGAGGCGGTGGACTTCCTGCGCTACTACGCGGCGCAGGCGCGTGAGCATTTCAGCAACGACAGCTACCGCCCGCTGGGTCCGGTGGTGTGCATCAGCCCGTGGAACTTCCCGCTGGCGATCTTCAGCGGCCAGGTAGCCGCGGCCCTCGCCGCCGGCAACACCGTGCTGGCCAAGCCGGCCGAGCAGACCCCGCTGATCGCCGCCCAGGCCGTGCGCATCCTTCTCGAAGCCGGCGTGCCGGCCGGTGCCGTGCAACTGCTGCCGGGCCGTGGCGAGACCGTCGGTGCGCGCCTGGTGGGTGACGAGCGCGTACGTGGGGTGATGTTCACCGGTTCCACCGAAGTGGCCGGCATCCTCCAGCGCAACATCGCCGGTCGCCTCGATGCCCAGGGCCGCACCATCCCGCTGATCGCCGAAACCGGCGGCCTCAACGCGATGATCGTCGACTCCTCAGCCCTGGCCGAGCAGGTGGTGGTCGACGTGGTCAACTCCGCCTTCGACAGCGCCGGCCAGCGCTGCTCAGCCCTGCGCGTGCTGTGCGTGCAGGAAGATGTGGCCGACCGCGTGATCGAGATGCTCAAGGGCGCCATGGCCGAGTACCGCATGGGTTCGCCGGAGCGCCTGCACACCGACATCGGCCCGGTGATCGACGCCGAAGCCAAGGGCAATATCGAGCAGCACATCGAGAAGATGCGCGAGAAAGGCCGCAAGGTATTCCAGAGCGCCCGCGCCAGCGGCGACGAGATCAAGCGCGGCACCTTCGTCATGCCGACCCTGATCGAGCTGGACAGCTTCGCCGAGATGCAGCGCGAGATCTTCGGCCCGGTGCTGCACCTGGTGCGCTACCAGCGCAGCGATCTGGGCAACCTGCTGCAGCAGATCAACGACAGCGGCTACGGCCTGACCCTCGGCGTGCACACGCGCATCGACGAGACCATCGCCCAGGTGGTGGACAACGCTCACGTCGGCAACCTGTATGTGAACCGCAACATCGTTGGTGCCGTGGTCGGCGTGCAGCCGTTCGGTGGTGAAGGCCTGTCCGGCACCGGCCCGAAAGCCGGTGGCCCGCTGTACCTCTATCGGCTGCTCTCGACCCGTCCGCAGGAGGCGGTGGCCACGCAGCTCAAGGGTGACAACGTGCAGCCGCTGCCACGCCCGGCCGAGCAGGAAAAAGCCCTGCACGCGCTGAGCGACTGGGCCGGCAAGCACGACCAGGCCCTGGCCGCGCTGTGCGCGCGCTACGCCGAGCTGGCGCAGAGCTACACCTGCCACGTGCTCAATGGCCCGACCGGCGAGCGCAACACCTACAGCCTGCTGCCGCGTGAACGCGTGCTGGGCCTGGCCGAAGAGCGCGGCGACCTGCTCGCGCAACTGGCCGCAACCCTGGCCGTGGGCAGCCGCGCGCTGTGGCTGGAAAGCCAGCGCGAGCTGTTCGCCAGCCTGCCGAAAGAGGTGCAGAAACGCATCGACCTGGTAGCCGACTGGACCAGCGTGGACGCCGAGTTCGACGCCATCCTCCATCACGGTGATTCCGACCAGCTGCGTGAAGTCAGCCAGCAGGCTGCCCAGCGCAAGGGCGCGATCATCGGCGTGCACGGCCTGAACAAGGGTGAGAGCGATATCCCGCTGGAGCGCTTGCTGATCGAGCACGCGCTGAGCGTGAACACCGCGGCGGCCGGCGGTAATGCCAGCCTGATGACCATCGGCTGA
- a CDS encoding ABC transporter substrate-binding protein, whose protein sequence is MTATRLRGWFCALLCGGLCQAAQAQPLHLYTEEYPPINFSQNGQATGLATEVVREIMRRAGQSAPISVVPWARGYQQALVRANTGLFVTMRTPEREALFKWVGPLTRNVISFYALASSHLSLTELEQARHFDEIAVARGWSSHQRLLDQGFTNLVPVTGPAQMVSMLKRGRVKLMVLDNLSLTTLLSQGEIQADEVQQLLTLTHSDSYVAFSQGTDDALILHWQHELDGMKADGSFAAIYQKWLPGEPQPSMAPQP, encoded by the coding sequence GTGACTGCAACCCGCTTGCGCGGCTGGTTCTGTGCGTTGCTGTGCGGCGGCCTGTGCCAGGCCGCGCAGGCCCAGCCGCTGCACCTGTACACCGAGGAATACCCACCGATCAACTTTAGCCAGAATGGCCAGGCCACCGGCTTGGCCACCGAGGTGGTGCGCGAGATCATGCGCCGCGCCGGACAGAGCGCGCCGATCAGCGTGGTGCCCTGGGCGCGCGGCTATCAACAGGCGTTGGTGCGAGCCAATACCGGGCTGTTCGTGACCATGCGCACCCCGGAGCGCGAGGCGCTGTTCAAATGGGTGGGGCCGCTGACCCGCAATGTGATCAGTTTCTACGCCTTGGCCAGTTCCCATCTGAGCCTGACCGAGCTGGAGCAGGCCCGCCATTTCGACGAGATAGCCGTAGCGCGCGGTTGGTCTAGCCACCAGCGCCTGCTGGACCAGGGTTTCACCAACCTGGTCCCGGTCACCGGGCCGGCGCAGATGGTCAGTATGCTCAAGCGCGGGCGGGTCAAGCTGATGGTGCTGGACAACCTCAGCCTCACCACCTTGCTGAGCCAGGGCGAAATCCAGGCCGATGAGGTGCAGCAGCTGTTGACCCTGACGCACAGCGACAGCTATGTCGCCTTCTCCCAAGGCACCGACGACGCGCTGATCTTGCACTGGCAGCATGAGCTGGATGGGATGAAGGCCGATGGCAGCTTTGCCGCCATCTATCAGAAATGGCTGCCCGGTGAGCCCCAGCCCAGCATGGCGCCACAGCCCTGA
- the betA gene encoding choline dehydrogenase, which translates to MSQEFDYIIIGAGSAGNVLATRLSEDANVNVLLLEAGGPDYRLDFRTQMPAALAYPLQGRRYNWAYETDPEPYMNNRRMECGRGKGLGGSSLINGMCYIRGNALDFDNWAKAPGLEDWSYLDCLPYFRKAETRDIGANDYHGGDGPVSVTTPKAGNNPLFHAMVEAGVQAGYPRTDDLNGFQQEGFGPMDRTVTPQGRRSSTARGYLDQARGRPNLTIVTHALTDRILFDGKRASGVAYLHGDNDSPVTVHARREVLLSSGAIASPQILQRSGVGPAALLRDLDIPVVHDLPGVGANLQDHLELYLQYACKEPVSLYPALQWWNQPAIGAEWMFLGSGLGASNQFEAGGFIRTREEFAWPNIQYHFLPVAINYNGSNAVKEHGFQAHMGSMRSPSRGRIHVKSKDPRQHPSILFNYMSSPQDWQEFRDGIRITREIMAQPALDAFRGRELSPGAQMQSDAELDEFIRSHAETAFHPSCSCKMGNDEMAVVDGQGRVHGLEGLRVIDASIMPEIITGNLNATTIMLAEKIVDRIRGRAPLPRSNAPYYVAGAAPVRGTAQR; encoded by the coding sequence ATGTCCCAAGAATTCGACTACATCATCATCGGCGCCGGCTCGGCCGGTAACGTGCTGGCCACCCGCCTGAGCGAAGACGCCAACGTCAACGTGCTGCTGCTGGAAGCCGGCGGCCCGGACTACCGCCTGGACTTCCGCACCCAGATGCCCGCCGCCCTCGCCTACCCGCTGCAAGGCCGCCGCTACAACTGGGCCTACGAGACCGACCCCGAGCCGTACATGAACAACCGGCGCATGGAGTGCGGCCGCGGCAAGGGCCTGGGCGGCTCATCCTTGATCAATGGCATGTGCTACATCCGCGGCAACGCCCTGGACTTCGACAACTGGGCCAAGGCGCCCGGCCTGGAAGACTGGAGCTATCTGGACTGCCTGCCGTATTTCCGCAAGGCGGAGACCCGCGACATTGGCGCCAACGATTACCACGGCGGCGACGGCCCGGTGTCGGTGACCACGCCCAAGGCCGGCAACAACCCGCTGTTCCACGCCATGGTCGAGGCCGGCGTGCAGGCCGGCTACCCGCGCACCGACGACCTCAACGGCTTCCAGCAGGAAGGCTTCGGCCCGATGGACCGTACCGTGACCCCCCAGGGTCGCCGCTCCAGCACTGCGCGCGGCTACCTGGACCAGGCCCGCGGCCGGCCCAACCTGACCATCGTCACCCATGCCCTCACCGACCGCATCCTGTTCGACGGCAAGCGCGCCAGTGGCGTCGCCTACCTGCATGGCGACAACGACAGCCCGGTGACCGTGCACGCCCGCCGCGAAGTGCTGCTGAGCAGCGGCGCCATCGCCTCGCCGCAGATCCTGCAGCGCTCGGGCGTCGGCCCAGCCGCCCTGCTGCGCGACCTCGACATCCCGGTGGTGCATGACCTGCCCGGCGTCGGCGCCAACCTGCAGGACCACCTCGAGCTGTACCTGCAGTACGCCTGCAAGGAACCGGTGTCGCTGTACCCGGCCCTGCAGTGGTGGAACCAGCCGGCGATCGGCGCCGAGTGGATGTTCCTCGGCAGCGGCCTGGGCGCCAGCAACCAGTTCGAGGCCGGCGGCTTCATCCGTACGCGGGAGGAATTCGCATGGCCGAATATCCAGTACCACTTCCTGCCGGTGGCGATTAACTACAACGGCAGCAACGCGGTAAAAGAACACGGCTTCCAGGCGCACATGGGCTCCATGCGCTCGCCGAGCCGCGGCCGTATCCACGTCAAATCCAAGGACCCGCGCCAGCACCCGAGCATCCTATTCAACTACATGAGCAGCCCGCAGGACTGGCAGGAATTCCGCGACGGCATCCGCATCACCCGCGAGATCATGGCGCAGCCGGCGCTGGACGCCTTCCGTGGCCGCGAGCTGAGCCCGGGCGCGCAGATGCAGAGCGACGCCGAGCTGGACGAGTTCATCCGCAGCCATGCCGAGACCGCCTTCCACCCGTCCTGCTCGTGCAAGATGGGCAACGACGAGATGGCGGTGGTCGACGGCCAGGGCCGCGTGCATGGCCTGGAGGGGCTGCGGGTGATCGACGCGTCGATCATGCCGGAGATCATCACCGGCAACCTCAACGCCACCACCATCATGCTCGCCGAGAAGATCGTCGACCGCATCCGTGGTCGCGCCCCGCTGCCACGCAGCAACGCGCCTTACTATGTGGCCGGCGCCGCGCCAGTACGCGGCACCGCGCAACGCTAA
- the betB gene encoding betaine-aldehyde dehydrogenase gives MPRLPEQQLYIGGRYVDSTSGATFETINPATGEVLANVQRASQDDVDRAVASAVEGQKVWAAMTAMQRSRILRRAVEILRERNDELAALETLDTGKPLSETRAVDIVTGADVIEYYAGLIPAIEGEQIPLRETSFVYTRREPLGVVAGIGAWNYPVQIAMWKSAPALAAGNAMIFKPSEVTPLTALKLAEIYTEAGVPDGVFSVLTGSGREVGQWLTEHPLIEKISFTGGTATGKKVMASASSSSLKEVTMELGGKSPLIIFDDADLDRAADIAVMANFFSSGQVCTNGTRVFVPRSLQARFEAKVVERVKRIRLGDPQDERTNFGPLTSFAHMDNVLGYIEKGHEEGARLLIGGKRVSDGELAKGAYVEATVFTDCNDDMTIVREEIFGPVMSILIYDSEDEVIRRANDTAYGLAAGVVTRDLARAHRVIHKLEAGICWINTWGESPAEMPVGGYKQSGVGRENGLTTLAHYTRIKSVQVELGDYYSVF, from the coding sequence ATGCCCCGTCTCCCCGAACAGCAGCTCTACATCGGCGGCCGCTACGTCGACTCGACCAGCGGCGCCACCTTCGAGACCATCAATCCGGCCACCGGCGAAGTGCTGGCCAACGTCCAGCGCGCCAGCCAGGACGACGTCGATCGCGCCGTCGCCAGCGCCGTCGAAGGGCAGAAAGTCTGGGCCGCGATGACCGCCATGCAGCGTTCGCGCATCCTCCGCCGTGCCGTGGAGATCCTCCGCGAGCGCAACGACGAGCTGGCCGCGCTGGAGACCCTGGACACCGGCAAACCACTTAGCGAAACCCGCGCCGTGGACATCGTCACCGGCGCCGACGTGATCGAGTACTACGCCGGCCTGATCCCGGCCATCGAGGGCGAGCAGATCCCCCTGCGCGAGACCAGCTTCGTCTACACCCGCCGCGAGCCGCTGGGCGTGGTCGCCGGCATCGGCGCCTGGAACTACCCGGTACAGATCGCCATGTGGAAATCCGCCCCGGCCCTGGCCGCCGGCAACGCGATGATCTTCAAGCCCAGCGAAGTCACCCCGCTGACCGCCCTCAAGCTGGCCGAGATCTACACCGAAGCCGGTGTGCCGGACGGCGTGTTCAGCGTGCTCACCGGCAGCGGCCGCGAAGTCGGCCAGTGGCTGACCGAACACCCGCTGATCGAGAAGATCTCCTTCACCGGCGGCACCGCCACCGGCAAGAAGGTCATGGCCAGCGCCTCCAGCTCCTCGCTGAAGGAAGTGACCATGGAACTGGGCGGCAAGTCGCCGCTGATCATCTTCGACGACGCCGACCTCGACCGCGCCGCCGACATCGCGGTGATGGCCAACTTCTTCAGCTCCGGCCAGGTCTGCACCAACGGCACCCGGGTATTCGTGCCGCGCAGCCTGCAGGCGCGCTTCGAGGCCAAGGTGGTCGAGCGGGTCAAGCGCATCCGCCTCGGCGACCCGCAGGACGAGCGCACCAACTTCGGCCCGCTGACCAGCTTCGCGCATATGGACAATGTGCTCGGCTACATCGAGAAAGGCCACGAGGAAGGCGCACGCCTGCTGATCGGCGGCAAGCGGGTGAGCGATGGCGAACTGGCCAAGGGCGCCTATGTCGAGGCTACCGTGTTCACCGACTGCAACGACGACATGACCATCGTGCGCGAGGAAATCTTCGGCCCGGTGATGAGCATCCTCATCTACGACAGCGAGGACGAAGTCATCCGCCGCGCCAACGACACCGCCTATGGCCTGGCCGCCGGCGTGGTGACCCGCGACCTGGCCCGCGCGCACCGGGTGATCCACAAGCTGGAAGCCGGCATCTGCTGGATCAACACCTGGGGCGAGTCGCCGGCGGAGATGCCGGTTGGCGGTTACAAGCAGTCCGGCGTCGGCCGCGAGAACGGCCTGACCACCCTGGCTCATTACACTCGGATCAAGTCGGTACAGGTCGAGCTGGGCGATTACTACTCGGTGTTCTGA
- a CDS encoding BCCT family transporter, whose product MFFGSTALILLLTAALILFPDAAGSLLGQAQSWLSRSFGWYYMLAIGAYLFFVLYVAFSRYGQLRLGEDHERPDFSYGAWAGMLFSSGIGISLLYFAASEPIDHLYNPPEGEPGSQFAARQALQLTFLHWGVHGWAIYALVGLAVGYFAYRHKQPLALRSALYPLFGERLMRGGVGNAVDCFGIFVTLLGLVTNLGIGALQVSSGLEYLFDLPHSQGALLAVILVMSAVATLAAVSGIEKGIRRLSNLNIILFSGLLVFVLFAGDTLHLLNGLVQNTGDYLNGLVLKTFDLYVYTGQSGKSEEWMGLWTLFYWAWWISWAPFVGMFIARISRGRTVRELVSGVLLIPLGFTLAWLSIFGNSALDLVMNQNAADLSKAALEQPAMSIYLLLEHYPWSKVVIGVSICVGFVLFLTPADTGSVMLANLSRQGGDLDEDAPSWLRIFWSAVVTVATIGLLFAGNFTAMQTVVVLAGLPFSVVLLLYMFALLKTMKADMQALEDARRLPPQPLPQASLQR is encoded by the coding sequence GTGTTCTTCGGTTCGACCGCCCTGATCCTGCTGCTTACCGCCGCGCTGATTCTCTTCCCCGATGCCGCCGGCAGCCTGCTGGGCCAGGCGCAGAGCTGGCTGTCGCGCAGCTTCGGCTGGTACTACATGCTGGCCATCGGCGCCTACCTGTTCTTCGTCCTCTATGTGGCCTTCTCGCGCTATGGCCAGCTGCGCCTGGGCGAGGACCACGAGCGCCCGGACTTCAGCTACGGCGCCTGGGCCGGCATGCTGTTCTCCTCGGGTATCGGCATCTCGCTGCTGTACTTCGCCGCGTCCGAGCCGATCGACCACCTGTACAACCCGCCGGAAGGCGAGCCGGGCAGCCAGTTCGCCGCACGCCAGGCGCTGCAGCTGACTTTCCTGCACTGGGGCGTGCATGGCTGGGCGATCTACGCCCTGGTCGGCCTGGCCGTCGGCTATTTTGCCTACCGCCACAAGCAGCCGCTGGCCCTGCGTTCGGCGCTCTACCCGCTGTTCGGCGAACGCCTGATGCGCGGCGGGGTGGGCAATGCGGTGGACTGCTTCGGCATCTTCGTCACCCTGCTCGGCCTGGTCACCAACCTCGGCATCGGCGCCCTGCAGGTGTCGTCCGGCCTGGAGTACCTGTTCGACCTGCCGCACAGCCAGGGCGCGCTGCTGGCGGTGATCCTGGTGATGAGCGCGGTGGCCACCCTGGCCGCCGTATCGGGGATCGAGAAGGGCATCCGCCGCCTGTCCAACCTCAACATCATCCTGTTCAGCGGCCTGCTGGTCTTCGTGCTGTTCGCCGGCGACACCCTGCACCTGCTCAACGGCCTGGTGCAGAACACCGGTGACTACCTCAACGGCCTGGTGCTGAAGACCTTCGACCTCTACGTCTACACCGGCCAGTCCGGCAAGAGCGAAGAGTGGATGGGCCTGTGGACCCTGTTCTACTGGGCCTGGTGGATTTCCTGGGCACCGTTCGTGGGCATGTTCATCGCGCGGATCTCCCGTGGCCGCACGGTGCGCGAGCTGGTCAGCGGCGTGCTGCTGATTCCGCTGGGCTTCACCCTGGCCTGGCTGTCGATCTTCGGCAACAGCGCCCTGGACCTAGTGATGAACCAGAATGCCGCCGACCTGAGCAAGGCCGCGCTAGAACAGCCGGCCATGTCGATCTACCTGCTGCTGGAGCATTACCCCTGGTCCAAGGTGGTGATCGGCGTGTCGATCTGCGTCGGCTTCGTGCTGTTCCTCACCCCGGCCGACACCGGCTCGGTGATGTTGGCCAACCTGTCGCGCCAGGGTGGCGACCTCGACGAGGACGCGCCCAGCTGGCTGCGCATCTTCTGGTCGGCGGTAGTGACGGTGGCCACCATCGGCCTGCTGTTCGCCGGCAACTTCACCGCCATGCAGACGGTGGTGGTGCTGGCCGGCCTGCCGTTCTCGGTGGTGCTGCTGCTCTATATGTTCGCCCTGCTCAAGACGATGAAGGCTGATATGCAGGCCTTGGAGGATGCGCGGCGCTTGCCGCCCCAGCCACTGCCGCAGGCCAGCCTGCAGCGCTAA
- the betI gene encoding transcriptional regulator BetI: MPKVGMQPIRRSQLIAATLEAVDQVGMSDASIAYIARIAGVSNGIISHYFKDKNGLLEATMRYLMSSLSQGVRQRREQLEDDSPRAHLRCIIEGNFDDTQVNGPAVKTWLAFWASSMHQPALRRLQRINDRRLDSNLCSQFRRALPHAEARAAARGLSSLIDGLWLRGALTGEAFDTARDLQIAYEYVDLQLAKAKG, encoded by the coding sequence ATGCCCAAGGTCGGAATGCAGCCGATCCGCCGTTCGCAACTGATTGCCGCGACCCTCGAAGCGGTCGACCAGGTTGGCATGAGCGATGCCAGCATCGCCTATATTGCGCGCATCGCCGGAGTGTCCAACGGCATCATCAGTCACTACTTCAAGGACAAGAACGGCCTGCTCGAAGCCACCATGCGCTACCTGATGTCCAGCCTCAGCCAGGGTGTACGCCAGCGCCGCGAGCAACTAGAAGACGACAGCCCGCGCGCCCACCTGCGCTGCATCATCGAAGGCAACTTCGACGACACCCAGGTCAACGGCCCGGCGGTGAAGACCTGGCTGGCCTTCTGGGCCAGCAGCATGCACCAGCCCGCGCTGCGCCGCCTGCAGCGGATCAACGACCGCCGCCTCGACTCCAACCTGTGCAGCCAGTTCCGCCGCGCCCTGCCGCACGCCGAAGCACGCGCCGCCGCCCGTGGCCTGTCCTCACTGATCGACGGCCTGTGGCTGCGCGGCGCGCTGACCGGCGAGGCGTTCGACACAGCACGCGACCTGCAGATCGCCTACGAATACGTCGACCTGCAACTGGCCAAGGCCAAGGGCTGA